The Sediminispirochaeta smaragdinae DSM 11293 genome has a segment encoding these proteins:
- a CDS encoding TP0733 family outer membrane beta-barrel protein yields MHTRGFARLLAVFICTSVFMPMILSAQETQTPEETEQFVEPYGKGDQMFTMSGGLFIPLFIHFPYADELSDTETFESTGGHIFLGGLGSLGWSSFLTNRVFLGITLTGAFTQSVNENKEMILPLCLQAGYLFLAGSFEIPVSLEAGIAMNKYEDQTYFGPMLKPGASVYWVMNASWGFGLNFKYWWVPEIYFGSNSSSTSFGNFSEVSLSARYRF; encoded by the coding sequence ATGCATACACGAGGTTTTGCACGGCTTTTGGCCGTTTTCATCTGCACCTCTGTTTTTATGCCGATGATACTCTCGGCCCAAGAAACACAGACGCCGGAAGAGACTGAGCAATTTGTCGAACCCTACGGAAAGGGTGATCAAATGTTTACCATGAGTGGTGGGCTTTTTATCCCTCTTTTTATCCACTTTCCATATGCCGATGAACTGAGCGATACCGAAACCTTCGAATCAACTGGAGGACACATCTTTCTCGGAGGTCTAGGTTCTCTCGGCTGGAGTAGTTTTCTTACCAACAGGGTTTTTCTCGGGATTACTCTGACAGGCGCCTTTACCCAGTCGGTAAACGAAAACAAAGAGATGATTCTGCCCCTTTGTCTTCAGGCAGGGTACCTCTTTCTTGCCGGTTCATTCGAGATTCCCGTCAGCCTGGAGGCCGGTATCGCCATGAACAAATACGAGGACCAGACCTATTTCGGTCCCATGCTGAAACCAGGTGCCTCGGTATACTGGGTGATGAATGCATCCTGGGGATTTGGCCTCAATTTTAAGTACTGGTGGGTCCCCGAGATCTATTTCGGATCGAACTCCTCTTCCACCAGCTTCGGAAACTTTTCCGAAGTGAGTCTTTCCGCTCGCTACCGCTTCTAA
- a CDS encoding PP2C family protein-serine/threonine phosphatase, giving the protein MEETLPKTILIVDDEPQVLRSLKWELEIVPLDEPLHVVTYDTTKAALEFLEESSQEVFLLIADLRMPAPNLSGSDLLLKVHERYPAIILIMLTAYSDIPEIQKAITADIQALLFKPWTAGMLLAEIIKARRVFRMRRENRELQERLRRQLEYAGEFQRNIMLSPKLSDPNLMIELRYEPNGAYTCGGDYYDAVKIGSDQLLFFFGDVSGHGIRPAFITAMIKVIVTELVFEKRITVPKELLEELNRRLCMALERVHDFFVTFKIFLIESDKHLLTLANAGHLPLFLLRGGQCTTFQSEGAALGFKRDMEFDQVSMELLPEDLLILFTDGLIERPQTEKRIGNEAICKLILPLGREQRGIADAVFDRLSADRSKEVRIEDDITVAALRYRPAATVGY; this is encoded by the coding sequence ATGGAAGAAACATTGCCAAAAACGATTCTTATAGTCGATGACGAACCGCAGGTTTTGCGGTCACTCAAGTGGGAGCTGGAAATTGTACCCCTGGACGAACCGCTGCATGTCGTAACCTATGATACGACAAAGGCGGCCCTTGAGTTTCTTGAAGAAAGCAGCCAGGAGGTTTTTCTCCTGATCGCCGATCTTCGTATGCCGGCTCCTAACCTGTCTGGAAGCGATCTTCTGCTCAAGGTTCATGAGCGCTATCCCGCGATTATTCTGATCATGCTGACCGCTTATTCCGATATACCCGAAATTCAGAAGGCTATCACTGCCGATATCCAGGCCCTGCTTTTTAAGCCCTGGACGGCGGGAATGCTTCTTGCCGAAATCATCAAGGCTCGTCGGGTTTTTCGTATGAGGCGTGAGAACAGAGAGCTGCAGGAGCGGCTGCGAAGGCAACTTGAATATGCGGGAGAATTCCAACGAAATATTATGCTTTCGCCGAAGCTAAGCGATCCGAACCTCATGATAGAACTACGGTATGAGCCGAACGGGGCATATACCTGCGGCGGTGACTATTACGACGCCGTCAAAATAGGTTCCGATCAACTCCTCTTTTTCTTCGGAGATGTTTCCGGGCATGGAATTCGACCTGCTTTTATCACTGCAATGATCAAGGTTATTGTAACGGAGCTTGTTTTCGAAAAGCGAATAACTGTTCCGAAAGAACTTCTTGAAGAACTTAACCGGCGGCTGTGTATGGCCCTTGAGCGGGTACACGATTTCTTTGTCACCTTTAAAATATTTCTGATTGAAAGCGACAAGCATCTTCTCACCCTTGCAAATGCCGGCCATCTTCCTCTTTTTCTGCTTCGCGGAGGCCAGTGCACCACCTTTCAGTCCGAGGGAGCCGCATTAGGCTTCAAACGGGATATGGAATTCGACCAGGTTAGTATGGAACTGTTGCCTGAAGATCTTCTGATTCTTTTTACCGACGGGCTAATTGAACGACCGCAGACAGAAAAGCGGATAGGCAATGAAGCAATCTGCAAGCTCATACTTCCCCTTGGAAGGGAGCAGCGCGGTATTGCCGATGCGGTGTTCGATCGCCTCTCTGCCGATCGTTCCAAGGAGGTCCGCATCGAAGACGATATAACCGTGGCGGCCTTGCGTTACCGTCCTGCCGCCACGGTGGGATACTAG
- a CDS encoding histidine kinase N-terminal 7TM domain-containing protein has translation MEYTLFVVLAPFTLGILLVTGFLIRQNGKGPEAKVLLTYFLFVSAYLLNNLIELLLPTPAATFTAVKAEHLFFSFLPVIWFHFALLYTGTSRKLSLRIVLILALFSVATNILIQTNHLHHLVWRRFNYFPIRGYLTMRADYGPWMWLYGIFMYALYIIGSFVILKSALGGNKMYRHQALVIVTGALIPLIFNLFYVFHLLPFLRKDFTPISFSITALSGYIGITKFRLFKIIPVAREKIIQGLDTGVLLFDAGSSLIDYNKKAASLFHLDSNTIGQHFTEQKDLSPLTPLLTGEADTIPITIEGDKEKATFSARLSRTESNDSSVMTVTLVDITKETKLLHEKEALANQLIEKNQELENAQDTIIQQEKLAVIGQLTAGIAHEINNPLSFAKNNYHIFRHYFQKLLSSFPQKTRESEALIEQLNLILSDSEEGTNRAIAIVHDLLKFSRPVKGEQRQLLNINKAVETCLIMVGSELRYVSEVVEAYDQNLPGVECRESEIDQVIINILTNALHAIRKKSQLSMADYKPCMKIETWSDSTSVFCAVSDNGEEIRSQDLPHLFEPFFTTKKRGEGTGLGLSIAREIIEGRYSGSIWVDITTSEEECKSKRFIFSLPIKNRNRKISRDIHGNSNNFGRTTII, from the coding sequence TTGGAATACACACTTTTTGTGGTTTTAGCGCCCTTTACCCTTGGGATTCTGCTTGTAACCGGCTTCTTAATACGCCAAAACGGAAAGGGCCCGGAAGCAAAAGTTCTCTTGACCTATTTCCTTTTTGTGTCGGCCTACCTTTTGAATAACCTGATAGAGTTGCTTCTTCCAACTCCCGCTGCAACGTTTACCGCTGTAAAAGCCGAACACCTCTTTTTTTCTTTTCTCCCAGTAATATGGTTTCATTTCGCCCTGCTTTATACAGGAACGTCGCGAAAACTTTCCCTCAGGATTGTATTAATACTTGCGCTTTTTTCCGTAGCGACAAACATTCTCATTCAGACAAACCATCTTCACCATCTTGTATGGCGAAGGTTCAACTATTTTCCGATAAGAGGCTATCTGACCATGCGTGCAGACTACGGCCCGTGGATGTGGCTGTACGGGATATTCATGTATGCCCTATATATTATTGGCAGCTTCGTTATTCTTAAATCTGCCCTTGGCGGAAATAAGATGTATCGGCACCAGGCACTTGTTATCGTTACAGGAGCGTTGATTCCCCTTATCTTTAACCTTTTCTACGTATTTCATCTTTTGCCCTTTCTCAGAAAGGATTTTACCCCGATCAGCTTCTCCATCACCGCATTGTCAGGCTACATCGGTATTACCAAATTCCGTCTTTTCAAAATTATCCCCGTGGCTCGAGAAAAAATCATTCAGGGGCTTGATACCGGCGTCCTCCTTTTCGACGCCGGGAGCTCTCTTATCGACTATAATAAAAAGGCAGCCTCACTCTTTCATCTGGATTCGAATACCATCGGACAACACTTTACAGAACAAAAGGACCTTAGCCCCCTGACCCCGCTCCTCACCGGGGAGGCGGACACAATACCCATCACGATCGAAGGAGATAAGGAGAAAGCGACTTTCAGTGCCAGGCTTAGTCGTACGGAGAGTAATGACAGCTCCGTAATGACCGTCACCCTTGTCGATATTACAAAAGAGACCAAGCTTCTTCATGAAAAGGAAGCCTTGGCAAACCAGTTGATAGAAAAAAACCAGGAGCTTGAAAATGCTCAGGACACCATCATCCAACAGGAAAAGCTCGCCGTCATTGGTCAACTCACTGCCGGGATTGCTCATGAGATCAATAATCCACTCAGCTTTGCCAAGAATAACTACCATATTTTTCGCCACTATTTTCAGAAATTACTATCATCGTTTCCCCAAAAAACACGGGAGTCCGAAGCTCTGATCGAGCAACTCAACCTTATTCTCAGCGATTCTGAAGAAGGCACGAATCGTGCCATAGCAATTGTTCATGATCTTCTTAAATTCTCACGCCCGGTAAAGGGAGAACAGCGGCAGCTTCTTAATATAAATAAAGCCGTCGAGACATGTCTGATTATGGTTGGCAGCGAATTACGCTATGTTAGCGAGGTTGTGGAAGCATATGATCAAAACCTTCCGGGGGTCGAATGCAGGGAAAGCGAGATAGATCAAGTCATCATCAATATCCTGACAAATGCATTACATGCAATAAGAAAAAAATCGCAGCTAAGCATGGCTGATTACAAACCCTGCATGAAAATAGAAACCTGGTCGGACAGCACATCGGTCTTTTGCGCAGTAAGTGATAATGGGGAAGAGATACGAAGCCAGGACCTTCCACATCTTTTCGAACCCTTTTTTACCACAAAAAAACGGGGAGAAGGAACAGGCCTCGGACTCTCAATCGCAAGGGAGATTATCGAAGGACGTTATTCAGGTTCGATCTGGGTCGATATCACCACCTCGGAAGAAGAGTGTAAAAGCAAACGTTTTATTTTCTCCCTCCCGATCAAAAACAGAAACCGCAAAATTTCCCGGGATATACATGGAAACAGCAATAACTTTGGGAGAACGACGATCATCTGA